The Paracoccus albus region GTTTCTGCGACGAATCGGGATTTGAGCCCCCGCACGGCATGTCGCCCATCGCGTCCGGCCCGAAGCCGCAGCGGCGCCCTTCTGACCCGGCAGAGGCCCTTGCCAACCCGAAAGCCCTTTTCATCCCGCAGCCGGAACCGTTCTGGTCATCGGTGCAGCCTCGCGCCGTTGGTTCGGTCGTTGTATTGGTGGCTCTGGTTGCTGGCCTGGGCTACGGTGGTTGGTCGGTTCTGCAGGAACTTCAGAAGGTTAACCTGACGCCGGGGGATCAGGCACCGGGCGTCACGTCCTCTCTGGACCCGGTGGAGGGTGCGGCTCAGCCCGAAGCGGATGAATTGACCGATTTAGCGGTCAATCTGCCGCAGCCGGACGGAATTGATCGCATGTATCGCCCGCAAGCCCTTGAAATACCTGTGCTTACGGCACGCGACGGTCCGATCGCTTCGATCGATCCTGAACTGCCGACACCAGAAGAGCTCGCCTCCATCGAAGAGCCTGCAACCAGTGCGGGCAAGGTTGCAGCGGGTGATGCCTCGCCAGCTGCGCCGCGCAATATCGCGCAGGCAATGGATTATGGCCCACAATTGCCAGAGGATCAGATGGCTGTGCGGACTGTCGCCCCCGATGCGCCAGAGCTTGAAATTCTGGCGGTGCGTCCGGCATGGGTGCGCGTTACATCCTCGGACGGGACAGTGTTGCTGGAAAAGACTATGGATGCTGGCGAGCGTTTCGCCATGCCCAAGCTTGAGGCCCCGCCGGTCCTGCGGGCCGGTAACTCTGGCGCGGTCTATTTCGCACTGAACGGTCGCACTTACGGCCCGGCGGCGCCGGGCGCGCAGGTGGTCAAGAATCTGGAAATGTCGCCGGCGAATCTGACGGCGCGATATGCGTTCGCTGACCTGTCGAAGGATGAAGACCTGAGAGAGTTTGTCGCTATAGCGTCGGCTGATCCGTCGGTGATGCAGACCGACAGCAGCGATGCGCAGCCTGTCCCGATCGGCCAGTAAAGCACGCAGCTTTTGGTAGCTGCATATATTTTATACTCAGCATCTTGCGGTCAATATCTCACCTTCTCTATACCGCAGGTGAATGGCCGGCTGCCGCCATTTGGTAGCTGTCCAGCATCCGGGCGATCATGCGCGTCAGCGGACGAGCTTGCGGAGGTAACTCGACAGAGCCATCGGCGGCCACCGAAACCATTTCCCCGAACCGCGCCCTCACAGGTGCGAAGGTTTTCTTCAGCATGTCGCGATCCACACCGAACCGCTTGTGCATTTCCGAAGCATCTATCCTGAAATCGCACATCAACGACTCGATCATCCGGGCGCGCCACAGATCATCATCGCTGAACACGTGCCCGCGGGTGACGGATAATCGGCCCTCGCGAATCGCTTTGACATGTGCCCCTGTGGCTGGCGCGTTTTGCGCGATGCCCTGCGGATAGCGCGATATAGAGGATGCGCCCAATCCCACCAGCACCGCTGCCTGATCGTCGGTATATCCCTGAAAGTTTCGCCGCATAAGGCCATCCCTCTGCGCGATGGCCAGACGATCAGTCGGTCGCGCAAAGTGGTCTATTCCTATCTCGGCATAACCATCGGCGACAAACAAGTCGCGCGCAGTGTTGAACAGTCCAAGCCGCGCTTCCGGAGAGGGCAGGTTCTCTGCCGGGATCAATACCTGCCGCTTGGCCATCCAAGGCACATGGGCGTACCCGTAAAGGGCAATCCGATCAGGCGACAACGCCAGCAATTGCTGTACGGATTCCGATATTCGGGCCCTGTTCTGAAACGGCAGTCCGAAAAGGATATCGGCGTTTATGCTTTCGATACCGCGTTCACGCAGCATATCGACTGTTGCGGCCGTGATTTCGAAACTCTGTTCGCGTCCGATTGCTTTCTGGATTTCCGGATCGAAATCCTGAACGCCGATGCTGGCACGTGTCAGCCCGGCCGCGACAAGGGCATCCATGCGCTCTGTATCAATCTCGTTGGGGTCAATCTCGACAGAGAATTCCGCGCCCTCTGCCAACGGAAACGCGGCAAACACCGCACCCGCCACACGACGTATCACGTCCGCGGGCATCAGCGTTGGTGTTCCGCCGCCCCAATGCAGGCGCGACAACCTTATGCCCGGCGCGAGGCGCGATTTCAGCAGTTGCAGCTCTTCCAGAAGGGTCTCGGCGTAGGCCCGGACAGGCGCATCTGATTGCGTCCCTTGCGTGCGGCAGGCGCAAAACCAGCACAGACGGCGGCAGAAGGGGACATGCATGTACAGCGATATCGCACTGCCTGCGGGAATGGCAGCCTGCCAGGCCCCGACCTGCGCCGGGCCAATGGCAGGGCTGAACTGAGTTGCAGGGGGGTAGGATGTGTAACGCGGCACCCGTGCGTCAAACAGTCCCAGCCGAGCAAGTTGCGATTTTTGTTCCATTTGCATAGAAATAAGGGGCGTACAGGATATTTCATTGATGCAAATCAAGTTTCAGTCGGCCAATTATGAGGCTGCGCATTTCGACAAAAGCTGCGAAAACTGCCCGATCCGCTATCGCGCAGTTTGCGCGCATTGTGATGCCGAAGATCTGGAAAAGCTTGAAAAAACGAAATATTACCGTGACTTCAGGGCGGGTCAGGTAATCGTCTGGTCGGGCGACGATATGGATTTTGTGGCCTCGATTATTGAAGGTGTGGCGACACTGACCCAGACGCTGGAAGATGGGCGCACCCAGATGGTGGGCCTGCTGATGCCCAGTGATTTCCTGGGCCGGCCCGGTCGCAGAATTGCTACTTTTACGGTGACAGCAATCAGCGACCTGCAGCTTTGCTGCTTCCGCAGGCAGCCTTTTGAGCAGATGATGCGTGACAATCCACGTATTCCGTCGCGTCTGCTGGAAATGACTCTGGATGAACTGGATGCCGCACGCGAATGGCTGCTGGTGCTGGGCCGGAAATCCGCTCGCGAAAAGATCGCGTCCTTTCTTGCGATACTGGCGCGGCGAAAGGCTGCACTGGCAAATCAGCAGGCGCGTGGCCGCATTCAACTCAGCCTGCCGCTGACCAGAGAGGCGATTGCTGACTACCTTGGTCTGACCATCGAAACCGTCAGCCGTCAGCTTACCGCGCTCAAGCGAGACGGCCTGATTGAAATCGAGGGAAAGCGCGGGGTGGTCCTCACGGATTTTGCCAGTCTCGTGCTCGAAAGTGGCACTGACAGCGATGGCGGCCTGATCGCCTAGCGCTGATCCCAGCGGGCAATGTTGTTCCGGATCGCCTCTATCCGCTTTGGTGTCGCCGGATGCGACAACAACCATGCGGGTGCCGAAACGCTCCGCCGTCCCGTCAGTGCGTTCAGTTTCTCGAACAGGGAGATCTGCGCTTCAGGACCGATACCGGATTTGATTAGCAAGGCGGTGGCGAACCGGTCGGCCTCGAACTCATCTGATTGCGACAGGCGTGCCGCCAGCGTCATTACCAGCAAGTTTATCAGCCAGGGCCCGACAAAAGGCAGGAACCTGCCAATGGTCATCAGCAGGACGCTGCGCAATACATTCTGCCCGGCAAAATCGATCAGCCTGCGTTTCGAGTGGCCATGTGCGACATGGCCAAGCTCATGCGCGACGACGCCAGCGATTTCTTCGGGGGAGACATCGCCCTTTTCCATGCGGTCCATGAAGCCGCGTGTGATGAAAATCCGGCCATCAGGCGCGGCAAGGCCGTTGACCATCGCAACCTCATAGACCTGTGCCTTGATCCGCGGCAATTCCATGGCCCGGCCAAGCCGATCCAGCAGAGGGTTCAGCCTGTCGTCATCCAACGGCGTCGAATTCTCTGCCATCTCACGTTTCAGGCGCCACACCGAAAAGAACCACATCCCCAGCGAATAGGCGACGATCAGCAGGATGGGCAGAAACTTCAGCATAGGTTAAATCTGGCGTGGCACCTGCTGACGATCAAGTGCGCGTTGAGACGTAAAGAAGGTATTTATGCACCGAAGAATGCAACTCTTCGGTGTTCAAATACCTATGCGAGCTCTCGATGAGAGCAGGTTCAGCCGAGGATGCGCATTGCTTGGGTCAGCCCCTCCAGCGTCAGGGGCATCATGCGTTTTTCAAAAACCTCTTCGATCATGCCGATGGACTGGGTATAGCGCCATTGCCGTTGCGGAACCGGGTTCAGCCAGACATGATCGGGCCATGTCTCAGCCGCGCGTTGCAGCCAAAGCGCTCCCGGCTCTTCATTCCAATGTTCGTTGGCACCACCGGGCACGGCGATTTCATAAGGCGACATCGAGGCGTCGCCGACGAAGATGCATTTATAGTCTCGGCCATAGCGGTGCAGGATGTCCCATGTCGGCGTCGTTTCGGTCCAGCGGCGGCGAGAATCCTTCCAGACGGCTTCGTACAGGCAGTTATGGAAGAAAAAATGTTCCATATGCTTGAACTCGGCGCGCGCGGCGCTGAACAACTCGTCCACGACGCGGATATGATCGTCCATCGAGCCGCCGACATCCAGAAACAGCAGCACCTTTACCGCATTGCGTCGCTCGGGCCGGGTTTTGACGTCGATATAGCCGTGATCGGCGGTGGCGCGGATCGTGGCTGGCAGGTCAAGCTCTTCCGCGGCGCCGTGCCGCGCCCATTGCCGCAGCCGTTTCAGCGCCACCTTGATATTGCGAGTGCCGAGTTCCACGCTGTCATCGAAATCCCTGAATTCGCGCTTGTCCCAGACTTTGGCGGCCCTTCTGTGGCGCGATTCATGCTGGCCGATGCGGACGCCTTCGGGGTTGTAGCCATAAGCGCCGAAGGCCGAGGTTCCGGCCGTTCCGATCCACTTGTTTCCGCCCTGATGGCGCCCCTGTTGCTCGGCCAAACGCTCGCGCAGCTTTTCCATGAGCGCCTCGAAGCTGCCCGATCCTTCGATCTCGGCCTTTTCGGCATCGGTCAGCAGCTTCTCGGCCATTTTCTCAAGCCATTCGCGCGGAATATCGACCTGCTCCAGCAGGGCTTCCACGGGAATTTGTTCAACGCCCGAGAACGCCTCGGCAAAGGCGCGGTCGAAACGGTCGATGTGGCGTTCGTCCTTGACCAGCGAAATCCGTGCGAAGTGATAGAAATCGTCGGGGTTACTGCCCGTAACGCCCTGCGACAGCCCGCCGAGAAGATCAAGATATTCCCGCAGGCTGACCGGCACCCCATGGCGGCGCAGGCTGTCGAGGAAGGGGCGAAACATCAGGTCATTCGGTCGATGATGAGTGTCGCGAACAATCCCAGCAGGACGAAGGCAAACATATGTGCAAGCGCCCATTGTGCCTTGTCCTTGCTGTTGCCCCCAACACGGCCGGCGCGCATCCAGCCGAGTGCGAAACCGATGATGGCGCAGGCGATCACGATCATTGGTTTGACCCTTCGGTTACATCGACAGGTATGGCCGCAGGAATATCGGCGGTCACGGGTTCAGTGGCTTCTTGCGCTGCGTTTCCGTTGCTTTCTGCCGCCGTCGCACTGCCTGCATCTGATTCCGAGGGCAGGTCGGGTGTCGGATTTTCCTGATCGGGCATGGGGGCGCCTTCTGACGCGCCATTCGCCGCGTTCCGCGTATCGGGGGCGGGGCCTTCGGTTGCGACGGGGCCGGGACGGCTGAGCCTGTTCTGGTCCCATTCGCCCGAGGCGACCTGCCCGGTCGCATAGCGCATCACGCCCTGACCCTGCCGTTTGCCTGCCGCGAAATGGCCGGTATAGGTGTCGCCGGTTGCATAGGTTGCGATGCCTTCACCGTCGATTTCACCATCCTGCCAGCCGCCTTCATAGATGAAACCGTCGGGCGTGGTCAGCTTGCCTTGCCCTTCGCGCAGACCTTCGGCGAACTCA contains the following coding sequences:
- a CDS encoding helix-turn-helix domain-containing protein is translated as MIRLQAKASPQHDGAASGGDGIEDFETRLGDLMRGERATMGKSLLDVQRELRIRAGYISAIENCDISAFDAPSFISGYVRSYARYLKMDPDIVFARFCDESGFEPPHGMSPIASGPKPQRRPSDPAEALANPKALFIPQPEPFWSSVQPRAVGSVVVLVALVAGLGYGGWSVLQELQKVNLTPGDQAPGVTSSLDPVEGAAQPEADELTDLAVNLPQPDGIDRMYRPQALEIPVLTARDGPIASIDPELPTPEELASIEEPATSAGKVAAGDASPAAPRNIAQAMDYGPQLPEDQMAVRTVAPDAPELEILAVRPAWVRVTSSDGTVLLEKTMDAGERFAMPKLEAPPVLRAGNSGAVYFALNGRTYGPAAPGAQVVKNLEMSPANLTARYAFADLSKDEDLREFVAIASADPSVMQTDSSDAQPVPIGQ
- a CDS encoding vWA domain-containing protein, with protein sequence MFRPFLDSLRRHGVPVSLREYLDLLGGLSQGVTGSNPDDFYHFARISLVKDERHIDRFDRAFAEAFSGVEQIPVEALLEQVDIPREWLEKMAEKLLTDAEKAEIEGSGSFEALMEKLRERLAEQQGRHQGGNKWIGTAGTSAFGAYGYNPEGVRIGQHESRHRRAAKVWDKREFRDFDDSVELGTRNIKVALKRLRQWARHGAAEELDLPATIRATADHGYIDVKTRPERRNAVKVLLFLDVGGSMDDHIRVVDELFSAARAEFKHMEHFFFHNCLYEAVWKDSRRRWTETTPTWDILHRYGRDYKCIFVGDASMSPYEIAVPGGANEHWNEEPGALWLQRAAETWPDHVWLNPVPQRQWRYTQSIGMIEEVFEKRMMPLTLEGLTQAMRILG
- the fnrL gene encoding transcriptional regulator FnrL, with amino-acid sequence MQIKFQSANYEAAHFDKSCENCPIRYRAVCAHCDAEDLEKLEKTKYYRDFRAGQVIVWSGDDMDFVASIIEGVATLTQTLEDGRTQMVGLLMPSDFLGRPGRRIATFTVTAISDLQLCCFRRQPFEQMMRDNPRIPSRLLEMTLDELDAAREWLLVLGRKSAREKIASFLAILARRKAALANQQARGRIQLSLPLTREAIADYLGLTIETVSRQLTALKRDGLIEIEGKRGVVLTDFASLVLESGTDSDGGLIA
- a CDS encoding M48 family metallopeptidase, yielding MLKFLPILLIVAYSLGMWFFSVWRLKREMAENSTPLDDDRLNPLLDRLGRAMELPRIKAQVYEVAMVNGLAAPDGRIFITRGFMDRMEKGDVSPEEIAGVVAHELGHVAHGHSKRRLIDFAGQNVLRSVLLMTIGRFLPFVGPWLINLLVMTLAARLSQSDEFEADRFATALLIKSGIGPEAQISLFEKLNALTGRRSVSAPAWLLSHPATPKRIEAIRNNIARWDQR
- the hemN gene encoding oxygen-independent coproporphyrinogen III oxidase, with the protein product MEQKSQLARLGLFDARVPRYTSYPPATQFSPAIGPAQVGAWQAAIPAGSAISLYMHVPFCRRLCWFCACRTQGTQSDAPVRAYAETLLEELQLLKSRLAPGIRLSRLHWGGGTPTLMPADVIRRVAGAVFAAFPLAEGAEFSVEIDPNEIDTERMDALVAAGLTRASIGVQDFDPEIQKAIGREQSFEITAATVDMLRERGIESINADILFGLPFQNRARISESVQQLLALSPDRIALYGYAHVPWMAKRQVLIPAENLPSPEARLGLFNTARDLFVADGYAEIGIDHFARPTDRLAIAQRDGLMRRNFQGYTDDQAAVLVGLGASSISRYPQGIAQNAPATGAHVKAIREGRLSVTRGHVFSDDDLWRARMIESLMCDFRIDASEMHKRFGVDRDMLKKTFAPVRARFGEMVSVAADGSVELPPQARPLTRMIARMLDSYQMAAAGHSPAV